One stretch of Candidatus Binataceae bacterium DNA includes these proteins:
- the atpD gene encoding F0F1 ATP synthase subunit beta, with protein sequence MKDPAAKSKFDQERSQGSVTRIRGSVIDVEFPSERLPAINDALEIGLNGDAPIIVEVQEHLDRRTVRGVAMQSSAGLGRGAVVQQTGSPICAPVGEKVLGRLMNVLGLPIDNRGAFGAEITHWPIHRASPSISRQDHKREVFGTGIKVADLLAPLARGGKAGMFGGAGVGKTVLIMELIRSTVEKYSGISVFAGIGERSREGHELLAELSESGVLNRTALIFGQMNEPPGARWRVAMTALTVAEYFRDVVGRDVLLLMDNIFRFVQAGAEVSGMLGRLPSRVGYQPTLATEIAELEERIASVAGASVTAIQAVYVPADDFTDPAVVETFRHLDSSVVLSRDMAAQGLYPAIDPLASTSVLLDPRVVGAEHYAVAEEVRRTIARYRELQEIISLLGIEELSAEDRRTVARARRLERFLTQPFLVTEQFTGIPGKTVAIEDTLKGCTAILSGEGDDWAEASFYMIGTFEDARQKELAARKGQP encoded by the coding sequence GTGAAAGATCCCGCTGCCAAATCAAAGTTCGACCAGGAACGATCGCAAGGATCCGTCACGCGCATACGTGGCTCCGTCATCGACGTCGAGTTTCCGTCGGAGCGACTCCCTGCCATCAACGATGCCCTCGAGATCGGGCTGAACGGGGACGCCCCAATAATTGTCGAGGTCCAGGAGCATCTCGATCGGCGCACAGTTCGCGGCGTCGCGATGCAAAGTAGCGCAGGCTTGGGCCGCGGCGCCGTCGTCCAGCAGACAGGCAGTCCGATTTGCGCGCCAGTCGGCGAAAAGGTGCTCGGGCGGTTGATGAATGTGCTCGGACTTCCGATCGACAATCGCGGCGCTTTCGGAGCGGAGATCACCCACTGGCCGATTCATCGGGCTTCGCCCTCGATCAGCCGTCAGGATCACAAGCGCGAGGTCTTCGGCACCGGAATCAAGGTCGCGGATCTGCTCGCTCCCCTCGCCCGCGGCGGCAAAGCGGGGATGTTCGGCGGAGCCGGAGTCGGCAAGACGGTTCTCATCATGGAGCTGATCCGCAGCACCGTCGAGAAATACTCGGGCATCTCGGTGTTCGCCGGGATCGGCGAGCGCTCGCGAGAGGGACACGAGTTGCTGGCCGAGTTGAGCGAGTCAGGCGTGCTCAATCGCACCGCGCTTATCTTCGGCCAGATGAACGAACCGCCGGGTGCGCGCTGGCGCGTGGCGATGACCGCGCTGACCGTCGCGGAATACTTTCGCGACGTTGTGGGGCGCGACGTGCTGCTGCTGATGGACAACATTTTCCGCTTTGTCCAGGCCGGCGCAGAAGTGTCCGGGATGCTCGGACGTTTGCCTTCGCGCGTCGGCTATCAACCGACCCTGGCGACCGAGATCGCAGAGCTGGAGGAACGAATCGCATCTGTGGCCGGCGCCTCGGTGACCGCGATTCAGGCAGTCTACGTGCCGGCCGACGACTTCACCGACCCTGCTGTCGTCGAGACTTTCCGGCATCTGGATTCCTCGGTCGTCTTGTCACGCGACATGGCGGCGCAGGGCCTCTACCCCGCGATCGATCCTCTGGCCTCGACATCGGTGCTTCTCGATCCGCGAGTCGTTGGCGCAGAACATTACGCGGTGGCCGAGGAAGTGCGGCGAACGATCGCGCGTTACCGGGAATTGCAGGAAATCATCTCGCTCCTTGGTATCGAGGAATTGAGCGCCGAGGATCGGCGGACTGTTGCGCGCGCCCGGCGCCTCGAGCGTTTTCTCACGCAGCCCTTCCTGGTCACCGAGCAATTCACCGGAATTCCCGGAAAAACGGTTGCGATTGAAGATACGCTCAAGGGCTGCACCGCCATACTCTCAGGCGAGGGAGACGACTGGGCCGAAGCTTCATTCTATATGATCGGCACTTTCGAGGATGCGCGGCAGAAGGAACTCGCCGCGCGCAAAGGGCAGCCCTGA
- a CDS encoding F0F1 ATP synthase subunit epsilon, with protein sequence MKFIVTTPTEIAIDEDNVHYVRAEDSTGAFGIEPHHADFLTTLAICVMRWRDSRNIERYVAVRGGVLRVRDGNRVEVATREAVVSDDLAALRGQVLAQMIRNVEVEQSARSGALRLEHAAIRQIYRYLRPLDRPIKSKPQE encoded by the coding sequence ATGAAGTTCATCGTCACGACACCTACGGAGATCGCGATCGACGAGGATAACGTCCACTATGTGCGCGCAGAAGATTCCACTGGTGCGTTCGGCATCGAACCGCATCATGCGGACTTTCTCACCACGCTCGCGATTTGCGTGATGCGATGGCGTGACAGCCGGAACATCGAGCGCTACGTCGCGGTGCGCGGCGGCGTCCTGCGCGTCCGGGATGGCAACAGAGTCGAAGTCGCGACGCGCGAGGCGGTGGTGAGCGACGATCTTGCGGCTCTGCGCGGCCAGGTGCTCGCGCAGATGATACGAAACGTCGAGGTTGAACAATCGGCGCGGTCGGGGGCACTGCGCCTCGAGCACGCCGCGATTCGGCAGATTTATAGATACCTGCGGCCGCTGGATCGCCCCATCAAGTCGAAACCGCAGGAATGA
- a CDS encoding AtpZ/AtpI family protein has translation MSTNEQEDSDAKPGEGELEEAVELARRRREHWLKFGEWPLARSLAMMGRFGWTMVAPILLGAFVGRWLDRAFNSGVFWSAALVFAGAAAGFWSVWKRMNSE, from the coding sequence GTGAGCACCAATGAACAAGAAGACAGTGACGCGAAACCCGGAGAGGGCGAATTGGAGGAAGCGGTCGAGCTTGCGCGGCGCAGACGCGAGCATTGGTTAAAGTTCGGCGAATGGCCACTGGCGCGCTCGCTGGCGATGATGGGCAGGTTCGGGTGGACGATGGTTGCGCCTATTCTGTTGGGTGCCTTCGTGGGACGCTGGCTCGACCGAGCTTTTAATTCGGGGGTGTTTTGGAGTGCGGCATTGGTATTCGCGGGCGCGGCCGCGGGCTTCTGGTCGGTCTGGAAAAGGATGAACAGCGAATGA
- a CDS encoding ATP synthase subunit I, translating to MNEVIVARLLIYSVLGALIGTGYFSALRWNVDLYVRGGLAWKAAVIHLVRILLIAAAFTLCARQGAAALIASFVGFQLARAMMVNKDRVAMAGSV from the coding sequence ATGAACGAGGTTATCGTTGCGCGGCTTCTGATCTACAGCGTACTCGGCGCATTGATCGGCACCGGCTATTTCTCGGCGCTACGTTGGAACGTGGACCTTTACGTTCGCGGCGGCCTAGCATGGAAGGCGGCTGTCATTCACCTGGTGCGCATCCTGTTGATCGCCGCCGCGTTTACGCTCTGCGCCAGGCAGGGTGCGGCGGCCCTGATCGCGAGTTTCGTCGGATTCCAACTTGCGCGTGCGATGATGGTGAACAAGGACCGCGTCGCGATGGCGGGGAGCGTATGA